One genomic segment of Pelodiscus sinensis isolate JC-2024 unplaced genomic scaffold, ASM4963464v1 ctg149, whole genome shotgun sequence includes these proteins:
- the MMP9 gene encoding matrix metalloproteinase-9 encodes MGLALLAPLAVGLLALSCWAAPLHSQPPALVTFPGELVSNLTNLQLAERYLQRFGYAEPGPETRSRQVSLAKALRRMQKKLGLEETGELDASTLEAMRAPRCGVPDVGRFLTFEGDLKWEHHDLTYRVLNYSPDLDAAVIDDAFERAFKVWSEVTPLTFTQLRSGEADIMIQFGTEEHGDGYPFDGKDGLLAHAFPPGKGVQGDAHFDDDELWTLGTGIVVKTSFGNANGATCHFPFTFEGRSYSACTADGRSDGLPWCATTASFDQDKVYGFCPSELLYTYDGNSDGAACHFPFTFQDKSYSACTTDGRSDGYRWCATTASFDQDKKYGFCPNRDTAVIGGNSQGDPCVFPFTFLGQTYGACTSEGRQDGKLWCATTSNYDTDHKWGFCPDQGYSIFLVAAHEFGHALGLDHSSVREALMYPMYSYIRDFQLHPDDVSGVQFLYGQGSGPKPPAPKPPTQAPDAPSQPPTQAEDTVTTAESDVSTEDDAPLPPEPGPVDPSKDPCKAKSFDAITEINGELHFFQGGNYWKRSVAWKGAIQGPFRTSATWPALPALIDAAFQDTLTKKLYFFSGRRFWVYAGRSVVGPRGVDKLGIGKEAERISGALQRGNNKVLLFSGEKYWRLDVKAQKVDKGYPRLTDDTFAGVPLNAHNVFLYQGKYHFCQDRFYWRMTPRYQVEQVGYVKYDILNCPEQ; translated from the exons ATGGGGCTcgccctcctggccccactcGCCGTGGGGCTCCTGGCCCTGAGCTGCTGGGCGGCAccgctccactcccagcccccagctctggtCACCTTCCCCGGGGAGCTGGTCAGTAACCTGACGAACCTGCAGCTGGCCGAG CGCTACCTCCAGCGCTTCGGCTACGCGGAGCCGGGGCCCGAGACCCGCAGCAGGcaggtgtccctggccaaggcgCTCAGGAGGATGCAGAAGAAGCTGGGCTTGGAGGAGACGGGCGAGCTGGATGCCAGCACGCTGGAGGCCATGCGGGCCCCTCGCTGCGGCGTCCCCGACGTGGGCCGCTTCCTCACCTTCGAAGGGGACCTCAAGTGGGAGCACCACGACCTCACTTACCG GGTGCTGAACTACTCCCCAGACCTGGACGCAGCGGTGATAGACGACGCCTTTGAGCGAGCCTTCAAGGTGTGGAGCGAGGTGACCCCGCTCACCTTCACCCAGCTGCGCAGCGGCGAGGCCGACATCATGATCCAGTTTGGCACCGAGG AGCACGGCGACGGGTACCCCTTTGACGGGAAGGACGGGCTCCTGGCTCACGCGTTCCCCCCTGGCAAAGGGGTCCAGGGAGACGCCCACTTCGACGACGACGAGCTCTGGACGCTGGGCACAGGGATAG TGGTGAAAACCAGCTTCGGCAACGCCAACGGGGCCACCTGCCATTTCCCCTTCACCTTCGAGGGCCGCTCCTACTCCGCCTGCACCGCGGACGGGCGCTCCGACGGCCTGCCCTGGTGCGCCACCACCGCCAGCTTCGACCAGGACAAGGTCTACGGCTTCTGCCCCAGCGAGC TTCTCTACACCTACGATGGCAACAGCGACGGGGCCGCCTGCCACTTCCCCTTCACCTTCCAGGACAAGTCCTACTCCGCCTGCACCACGGACGGGCGCTCCGACGGCTACCGCTGGTGCGCCACCACCGCCAGCTTCGACCAGGACAAGAAATACGGGTTCTGCCCCAACCGAG ACACAGCTGTGATTGGCGGGAACTCCCAGGGCGACCCCTGCGTGTTCCCCTTCACCTTCCTGGGCCAGACCTACGGCGCCTGCACCAGCGAGGGCCGGCAGGACGGGAAGCTCTGGTGCGCCACCACCAGCAACTACGACACTGACCACAAGTGGGGCTTCTGCCCCGACCAAG GTTACAGCATCTTCCTGGTGGCTGCCCACGAGTTCGGCCACGCTCTGGGCTTGGACCACTCGAGCGTGCGCGAGGCGCTGATGTACCCGATGTACAGCTACATCCGGGACTTCCAGCTGCACCCCGACGACGTCAGCGGCGTCCAGTTCCTCTATG GCCAGGGCTCTGGTCCCAAGCCCCCTGCTCCTAAGCCACCCACCCAGGCGCCagacgcccccagccagccccccacgcAAGCCGAGGACACGGTCACCACGGCAGAGTCTGACGTGAGCACGGAGGACgacgcccccctgccccccgagcccggccccgtggACCCCAGCAAAGACCCCTGCAAAGCAAAGTCCTTCGACGCCATCACCGAAATCAACGGCGAGCTGCATTTCTTCCAGGGCGG GAACTACTGGAAGCGCTCGGTCGCCTGGAAGGGGGCCATCCAGGGCCCGTTCCGGACCTCGGCCACGTGGCCGGCCCTCCCGGCCCTCATCGACGCCGCCTTCCAGGACACGCTCACCAAGAAGCTCTACTTCTTCTCTG GCCGGCGGTTCTGGGTCTACGCGGGCAGGAGCGTGGTGGGCCCCCGCGGGGTCGACAAGCTGGGCATCGGGAAGGAGGCCGAGCGGATCTCGGGGGCCCTGCAGAGGGGGAACAACAAGGTGCTGCTCTTCAGTGGGGAGAAGTACTGGAG GCTGGACGTGAAGGCGCAGAAGGTGGACAAGGGCTACCCGCGTCTCACCGATGACACCTTCGCCGGCGTGCCCCTCAACGCCCACAACGTCTTCCTGTACCAAG GGAAGTACCACTTCTGCCAGGACCGCTTCTACTGGCGCATGACCCCGCGCTACCAGGTGGAGCAGGTGGGCTACGTGAAGTACGACATCCTGAACTGCCCGGAGCAGTAG